A stretch of Metabacillus sp. FJAT-52054 DNA encodes these proteins:
- a CDS encoding galactokinase, which yields MHTQLINQFNEVFGKGTEPRIFFAPGRVNLIGEHTDYNGGHVFPCALNVGTYCLVRERSDQMMRLYSMNFEDKGMIEFQADDLLYKEEHDWANYPKGVLKEFSLKGIRLIHGLDVLFFGNIPNGAGLSSSASIELASAVMINELTRSSIDRLELVKMSQHAENEFIGVSCGIMDQFAIGMGRKDSAVLLNCQTLEYQYSPLELKDSVLVISNTGKRRTLADSKYNERRSECERALKNLQTKLDIHSLGDLTAEEFEENQHLIENETDRKRAKHAVLENIRTLQAVKKLHAGDEEGFGQLMNDSHLSLRDDYEVTGKELDAMVEIAWKLPGVIGSRMTGAGFGGCTVSIVQKSAVQTFISEAGAVYKKETGLTPEFYVVEVGDGAREIIHI from the coding sequence ATGCATACACAGTTAATTAATCAATTTAATGAAGTATTCGGCAAAGGTACAGAACCAAGAATTTTCTTTGCTCCAGGAAGAGTGAATTTAATAGGTGAACATACGGATTATAATGGCGGTCATGTTTTTCCCTGTGCGCTTAATGTAGGGACGTATTGCTTGGTTAGAGAGAGAAGTGATCAGATGATGCGTCTCTATTCCATGAACTTTGAAGATAAAGGCATGATTGAATTTCAGGCGGATGACCTCCTATATAAGGAAGAGCATGATTGGGCGAACTATCCGAAAGGAGTCCTGAAGGAGTTCAGCCTGAAGGGAATCCGGCTGATTCATGGACTGGATGTTCTGTTTTTCGGCAACATCCCGAATGGTGCAGGCCTTTCCTCCTCTGCTTCCATCGAACTTGCTTCTGCTGTCATGATAAACGAGCTGACAAGATCATCGATTGATCGATTAGAGCTTGTCAAAATGAGTCAGCATGCAGAAAATGAATTTATCGGAGTCAGCTGCGGCATTATGGACCAGTTCGCGATCGGCATGGGCAGAAAGGACTCGGCGGTTCTGCTAAACTGCCAGACTCTTGAATATCAGTACAGCCCGCTTGAGCTGAAGGATTCTGTTCTCGTGATTTCCAATACAGGGAAACGAAGAACACTGGCAGATTCTAAATACAATGAGCGCCGGTCAGAGTGCGAGCGTGCACTGAAAAATCTGCAAACTAAGCTTGATATCCATTCACTTGGAGACTTAACAGCAGAAGAATTTGAAGAAAATCAGCATCTCATTGAAAACGAAACAGACCGCAAAAGAGCAAAACATGCGGTGCTTGAAAACATTCGTACATTACAGGCAGTTAAGAAGCTCCATGCTGGCGATGAAGAGGGATTCGGACAATTAATGAATGATTCCCATCTGTCTTTAAGGGATGACTACGAAGTAACCGGGAAAGAACTCGATGCCATGGTCGAAATCGCATGGAAACTGCCGGGTGTAATCGGCTCCAGAATGACCGGAGCAGGATTCGGCGGCTGCACCGTCAGCATTGTTCAGAAATCAGCTGTCCAGACGTTTATCTCAGAGGCAGGCGCTGTCTATAAAAAAGAAACGGGGCTTACCCCAGAGTTCTATGTAGTTGAAGTTGGAGATGGAGCAAGAGAAATTATTCATATTTAA
- a CDS encoding AraC family transcriptional regulator → MSDSQYGAVAFRFKEESINHLAQLWSVGWDLQSSPIYSWSGTERKDLGKVIFQVTLSGYGEIQIDGRTHRVQPGQAFIVKSPSDYRYYLPETSEKWEFMYVTLFGKEADRCFEHIKEKTNQVIRFHPESVPVKLVKQIYDEANSKNITSAYKGSSLAYQFIMELYEYVSAMDREMEDWPESIVSAVLFARHSYHNPIGPDEMADASGLSRYHFTRIFKKNTGLTPIQYLTNIRIAKALELLSHTKYTIEEIAVLVGYTNANYLNKVCRKVTGKSPGQLRKEKAGWQQDKFIQE, encoded by the coding sequence ATGTCAGATTCACAGTACGGAGCGGTCGCCTTCCGCTTTAAAGAGGAGTCAATCAATCATCTTGCTCAGCTCTGGTCAGTCGGGTGGGACTTGCAGTCATCTCCGATTTATTCCTGGAGCGGTACAGAGCGCAAGGATCTTGGCAAGGTCATTTTTCAGGTCACCTTATCCGGCTATGGGGAAATTCAAATAGATGGCAGGACGCATCGTGTTCAGCCCGGTCAGGCTTTTATTGTAAAAAGCCCGAGTGATTACCGTTATTATTTGCCTGAAACAAGCGAAAAGTGGGAGTTTATGTATGTAACGCTTTTTGGCAAGGAAGCGGATCGCTGCTTCGAACACATTAAGGAAAAAACGAACCAGGTCATCCGGTTTCATCCTGAATCTGTTCCAGTCAAGCTTGTTAAACAGATCTATGATGAAGCCAACAGCAAAAATATAACGTCCGCTTATAAAGGCTCAAGTCTTGCTTATCAATTCATAATGGAGCTTTACGAATATGTATCTGCGATGGACAGGGAAATGGAAGACTGGCCTGAAAGCATAGTCAGTGCTGTCCTGTTTGCCAGACATTCGTACCACAATCCCATCGGTCCTGATGAAATGGCGGATGCATCCGGGCTCTCCCGTTACCATTTCACAAGAATCTTTAAGAAAAATACAGGTCTCACACCGATTCAGTATTTAACGAATATCCGCATTGCAAAGGCGCTTGAGCTTCTTTCCCACACCAAATATACAATTGAGGAAATTGCTGTACTAGTAGGCTATACGAACGCAAATTATTTAAATAAGGTGTGCCGGAAAGTTACAGGTAAATCCCCAGGACAGCTCAGAAAAGAAAAAGCCGGGTGGCAGCAGGATAAATTCATTCAGGAATAG